The proteins below come from a single Juglans regia cultivar Chandler chromosome 12, Walnut 2.0, whole genome shotgun sequence genomic window:
- the LOC108980415 gene encoding uncharacterized protein LOC108980415, protein MIIEKKISDEENRWLCATPSKLEVKQAVFSIPKNSSLGPDGFGSGFYMSCRDIIKEDVVEAARDFFRGAPLSRFYSSSFIVLILKVPEPSSFEKFRPISLCSMAYKKFSNIIVNRLNSILDSLVSHEQAFGFSEDVCQIIANCVQSQWFSIMMNGTFHGYFQSARGLHQGDHLSPYLLILMEEVLTRLLRKNFEEGRIGKFSHPISAPLVSHLLYVDDILIFANEGKRKRSLLSLMGFKECKFPVTYLGVLLVSGRLTTQDEDILRELVSEKVVEEIL, encoded by the exons AtgattattgagaagaaaatttctGATGAAGAGAATCGTTGGTTATGCGCGACACCTTCTAAATTGGAAGTGAAGCAAGCTGTTTTCTCTATCCCAAAGAATAGTAGTCTGgggcctgatggttttggaTCGGGTTTTTATATGTCTTGTCGGGATATCATCAAAGAGGATGTGGTAGAGGCTGCTAGAGATTTTTTCAGGGGTGCTCCATTATCCAGGTTTTACTCCtcctcttttattgttcttattctgAAAGTGCCTGAACCTTCCAGTTTTGAGAAATTCCGTCCTATTAGTTTGTGCTCTATggcttataaaaaattttcgaATATTATTGTGAATCGTCTTAACTCTATTCTTGATAGTTTGGTCTCTCATGAACAAG CTTTTGGTTTCTCTGAAGATGTTTGCCAAATTATTGCTAATTGTGTGCAGTCTCAgtggttttctattatgatgaatggtacctTTCATGGTTATTTTCAGTCTGCTAGGGGACTTCATCAAGGGGATCATCTTTCTCCTTATCTTTTAATCCTCATGGAAGAAGTGTTGACGAGGCTTCTCAGAAAAAATTTCGAGGAAGGTCGGATTGGCAAATTTAGTCATCCTATTAGTGCTCCTTTGGTTTCTCACttactttatgttgatgacatcctTATTTTTGCTAATGAGGGTAAGAG GAAGAGGAGCTTGTTGAGTCTTATGGGCTTTAAGGAATGTAAGTTTCCTGTTACCTATTTGGGTGTGCTGTTGGTTTCTGGTAGATTGACAACCCAG GATGAGGACATTCTTAGAGAGCTGGTTAGTGAGAaggttgttgaggaaattttatAG